A window of Candidatus Nitrospira allomarina genomic DNA:
GTCCCACTCCGTCGAGATTTTAGTAACTGACCTCAAGAAATTTACATGAAGTCCTGTATGATCCCTTTAACTAAAACTGAAGTCTTCCGGTAGAGTTTTATTTGTTTTCCCCACCTTGATCGACTTTATCTTGTAATTTTGGTATTCATCCCCATCTAGAAAAACAGTTTACGAAAAAAACCTTATACTTCACTTATACTGAAGCCAGAAGGACTGTTTCTTGTGCGGGTTCCTATGGTAGGGTCCATCCCTCATCAGGGAACTCATCTTGCAATTGACTTAACAGACTGATGAGGGCACCATATCTAAGAGTTGGTCATGCCCAAAACTATAGAGTATTCTTCTGACTCCACCCCCCCGCACTTCCATCGAATTGAAGATAATAAGGTAGATGTAATGATTAATTCCGTATGGCGAAAAATAAGAGCGGTGCGTCTTTCCCCATTTGCCACAATGCGTGAGCGGAAACGGCCATTTGCTGTTATTCTGACTGTTCTCGTTGCCTGTGAGATATTTTCCCCGGTCGGGGGACAGGCTCAATCTTTTTCTGATATGGGACTATTTTATTTTACCGGGTCTCATCGGCCTATTCAGAATCGGGGGGGGCTTTTTCGTGAATATATGACGGGAAATGGTTTAGGGGATGGTATCAAAGCCGGTCCGGTCCTACTCCGCCCGTTTTTAGGCGTATCGGAAGTGTATACCGACAATGTGTTTAAGAGAGACACAAATACGAAAAGTGACTTTCTTACGACCGTCGCGCCTGGAATTCAGGCGTTCATGCCGTTTGGCGGAGGTAAGCACTCTGTCCTTCTTGACTATCGTGCTGCCCAATTTCTCTACGCAAAATTTACTGAAAATAATGCCTTGGCCCAAGATGCTCTTGGCCACGTCAGTTTGAATTATCCGGGTGGTCTAGCCATAGACTTACAGGGAGGACATTTAGAAGGGTTTGATCCGAGAGGGTCGGAAGTGGATACCCAACAAAGGGATATTACCAAATGGAATGTGAATCAGTTTTTAGGCCAGATTGAATTCACGGGACAAAAGGCTGGTATCCGTCTTCGCACGAATTTCGATGATTTAAATTACACCAACAATGGGCAGGCTGCCCCGCGTGACCGGACCCGGGCTGGTGCCAATCTGAGTGTGTTTGTAAGGGTAACCCCCTCAACCCGGGCTCTTCTTGGCGTTCGAATAGTGAACAATGATTATAATACGAATACGCAGCAAAATAGTTTCGGTTACGGAGCGTTTACGGGCTTCAGCGTGGCACCTACCCGCCAGTTTTCGGGAGAATTCAATATAGGGTACCAGGTACTAAATTTTGACCACGCGCCTATCTCTGAAGAATCAACTCGTGGTCAAAACCTCCTTGCTAAGGGCTTAAGCCTAGGATCGGAGCAGCAGACTTTCTGGTACATGCGAGGAAATTTGGCCTGGAACCCCACGTCCCGGTTGAGTTTTAATATCCGTCCCTTTTCGAATATTAATCAGTCAGCGGTTCAGGGTACCTCCACCTTTAAACGAATAGGCGTTGACGTTTATGGGAGACAGTCGTTTACGGAACGTCTGGCCCTCAGAGGAAATTTTTACTATGCCAACGATAACTTTAATACGAATAGAACTGATGATCAATTTCGATTCCGAATTGGACCGGAATACCGTACGGTCAAATGGCTGGGTTTTCGCTTAGATTATATTTTCGAGAAGAGAAGCTCAAACATAAATAATTTTGAATTCAACAGTAATACGATCATGCTTTCGATCCAAGGAATAATCTAGTAAGACGGAATGCACTTTTGATTGATTCATTTATTTCTCTCGAGATTGTCTTCTTGACCTTCGCCATTTATCGGACTAACATTTTTGTGAGTTCTTGAGATCGCCCCGTGGCGGTAGTCCTCCTATCCACTTTAAACAACATGGGGTGAAGACCTCGGGAAAGATTTGTAATTGATAGATCCAGAAATCCCTTAATTTTTTCCGTATGTTCCCGATGGTGAGATCTTTTTTGTTGTGGCAAGCATCGTGACGAAGGGGCGAGATGGAAAATATTCGTGGATAGGATGAGTCCATGTTTTTCCGTGTGCACTGCTAGATAAGGAGACTCACAATGAGATCCAAACAAGGAATGCCCAAATGGATGAGAGAGTTGGTGCTAATGGTCTTCTTAATATTTGGGGCACTCATGGGACAGGGGATGGCATTGTCCCCGGAAGTCCCAATCCAAGTTGAAGGTGATCGGCTAACAGGTCATCTCTCACAGGTGACCTTACGATCGGTGTTGGAGCAATTACAGAAACAGTTGGGTATAAAATATGAGGCCCCTGGTGAAGAACTGAATAGAGTCATTTCGGTCGATCTACAGCAAGACAAAATACTCCCGGCCTTGGCCAAAATTCTGGCACAGTGGGATTATGCGTTTACGGTCAATGCGGCGGGACGCTTGCAATATCTCTATGTAACCGCAAAAGCCCCACCAAAAGAAGCAGTTTCTGAGACGAGAAACCCCACAGATGTTGATTCATCTGATGTGTTGGGTGTATCGGGTTTGAGTTCAGACCGGCAAATGGATCCTGGGCAAGAAGAGATGGATACTCGTTCCTTCTTATCTCAGGAGGGAGAGACTGGTGATAACTTTTCTCCAGCATCCTCATCTTTCTCATCTTCAGGAGAAAGCTCTGGTTTAAGAGCTCCGGTGGTAGGTGTTCCCATGGATATTCAGCCGGTGCCTGCTGGAACCACGATGCCCATGGTGCCGCCAAGTAGTGCTAGTGGGATGCAGGTGACGCCGCCGGCCAACTCCCCGGACATGCCAATCATTCCAGCCACAGCCTATCCACCGATGGAGATTGAGCCGGTGCCCAGCTACCTGCAGGAGGAGATGCTTCGGAATATGCAACCGTAACACCGGAAAGTTGAGCTCCACATAGGAATTTGTTTTTAAGGCCGGTTGCGTGTTGGTCTGAGCACGGACGAGGATGGATTTAGGGTTCAAAGGTTGGCGGTGCATCTCGTTTTTGCAAAAAGTATGTCAGCGACATCCTGAAAATCCCTTTGAAGGCTTAATATGACCATCCGGCTGGATGGTTGATAGCATGGTGTTGATTTTGATATAAATTCTCTTTGCTGTATTGGGCCTTCCCCCCCTCAGTCATGCAATTGGAATCTTCCCAAAGCTTGAGTAGGCCATTTCTTTCTGACGCATACCCCAAAATTTATTTTTAGAATTTCCCCACTTCCTGGTCGCCCGCCCCTTTGATTTCATTGGTTTATTGACTGGAATTGAGAAACTAAGCGGATGGTTCGAGTAGAGGATCTGTTTGGGTCGGAATTTCATGCAGGAAGATTTTGGTAGCGTAGCGTTGGAAATAATGGGCTTGCCTAAGGGATAATTTGCATTTGAATTTACACTTGGTCAATCTTTTCCGGGTGCCAAGACAAAGATCATCGTGGCTAAAATCGATAATTATGCATGAATAATACATACAGTCCTTTTTCACCATTGATCTGTGCCTGGCAACACAGAACCTTGATTGCCCGCCTTGCCAAGCGAGAGATCGATGCTCGTTATCGAGGGTCGATGCTTGGGGTAATCTGGGCCTTTGTCGTCCCGATGTTGATGCTAGGGGTATATACGTTTGTCTTTTCGGTCGTGTTTCGGATTCGATGGGAGGTGCCCACGGAGGAAAACGGCGCCTTTGCTCTGTTATTATTTTCCGGG
This region includes:
- a CDS encoding outer membrane beta-barrel protein translates to MINSVWRKIRAVRLSPFATMRERKRPFAVILTVLVACEIFSPVGGQAQSFSDMGLFYFTGSHRPIQNRGGLFREYMTGNGLGDGIKAGPVLLRPFLGVSEVYTDNVFKRDTNTKSDFLTTVAPGIQAFMPFGGGKHSVLLDYRAAQFLYAKFTENNALAQDALGHVSLNYPGGLAIDLQGGHLEGFDPRGSEVDTQQRDITKWNVNQFLGQIEFTGQKAGIRLRTNFDDLNYTNNGQAAPRDRTRAGANLSVFVRVTPSTRALLGVRIVNNDYNTNTQQNSFGYGAFTGFSVAPTRQFSGEFNIGYQVLNFDHAPISEESTRGQNLLAKGLSLGSEQQTFWYMRGNLAWNPTSRLSFNIRPFSNINQSAVQGTSTFKRIGVDVYGRQSFTERLALRGNFYYANDNFNTNRTDDQFRFRIGPEYRTVKWLGFRLDYIFEKRSSNINNFEFNSNTIMLSIQGII